One genomic region from Prunus persica cultivar Lovell chromosome G3, Prunus_persica_NCBIv2, whole genome shotgun sequence encodes:
- the LOC18782743 gene encoding protein BIG GRAIN 1-like A: MEKWDIKTLQKNREARSNRHSRENPSFSSTLLDTIYRSIDEPNTGEGVSRREEQQHLIFYKETTKKKQSTTAAAAAATTTSGRHGLFKEDREHEIMSLRRACLIEKWMEKKATDKSLPVRRNSMADFDTKKSSYNRNEFLLNSSSSSSDSSCGGGFSSSESESMYGSKSRSSSSCYSMHRPKPIRTSISSEKVQFEQRNHHNSQKTKHENSFVKTKSKALKIYGDLKKVRQPISPGGRLASFLNSLFNAGHVKKSKIDGLGVERKPSYDLGAERKSSSKSGQQGHSNSSSTCSSASSFSRSCLRKTPLSRSELSGIGSNNGDVAKRSVRFCPVSVIVDEDCQPCGQKTLHEAEPGLMAAEKAAKPPTIEDIRFECCVMEVDDDDEHRRRVEQVARDYLLLKNYQKKNVEEEDDDAESYASSDLFELDTAGVEERYREELPVYETTFFDRNRAISNRLIL, encoded by the coding sequence ATGGAGAAGTGGGATATCAAAACACTGCAAAAAAACCGAGAAGCTCGAAGCAACCGACATAGTAGAGAAAACCCATCTTTCTCCTCCACTCTCCTCGACACCATTTACCGTTCGATCGACGAACCCAACACCGGTGAAGGAGTTTCAAGAAGAGAAGAGCAACAACACCTTATCTTCTACAAAGAAACCACgaagaaaaaacagagcaCCAccgctgctgctgctgctgctactACTACCAGTGGCCGCCATGGCCTCTTCAAAGAAGACCGGGAACATGAAATTATGAGCCTCCGAAGAGCCTGCTTGATCGAAAAGTGGATGGAGAAGAAAGCGACTGATAAGTCCTTACCTGTTCGACGAAATTCCATGGCGGATTTTGACACGAAAAAGTCGAGCTACAATCGTAATGAGTTCCTTTTGAATTCGAGCTCCAGCTCTTCGGACTCGAGCTGCGGTGGTGGGTTTTCTTCATCCGAGTCAGAGTCCATGTACGGATCAAAATCgaggtcgtcgtcgtcatgcTACAGCATGCACAGGCCTAAGCCAATTCGAACCAGCATTTCATCCGAGAAGGTTCAATTTGAGCAGAGAAATCACCATAATTCACAGAAGACAAAGCACGAGAACAGTTTTGTGAAGACGAAATCGAAAGCGTTGAAGATTTACGGCGATTTGAAGAAGGTGAGGCAGCCAATTTCGCCGGGTGGCCGGCTCGCGAGTTTTCTCAACTCTCTGTTTAATGCAGGGCATGTGAAGAAGTCGAAAATTGATGGTTTGGGTGTGGAGAGAAAACCATCATACGATTTGGGTGCGGAGAGAAAATCATCCTCAAAATCTGGACAACAGGGGCATTCAAACTCGAGCAGCACTTGTTCCTCAGCCTCTTCTTTTTCGAGGTCTTGTCTGCGAAAAACGCCTCTTTCGAGAAGCGAGCTGAGTGGCATCGGCAGCAACAATGGAGATGTCGCAAAAAGGTCAGTGAGGTTCTGCCCTGTGAGTGTGATTGTGGACGAGGACTGTCAGCCATGCGGGCAGAAGACTCTGCATGAAGCAGAGCCGGGTTTAATGGCGGCGGAGAAAGCCGCGAAACCTCCAACAATTGAAGATATTAGGTTTGAGTGCTGTGTAATGGAGGTTGATGACGACGACGAACACCGTCGGAGAGTTGAGCAAGTTGCTAGAGATTACTTATTGTTGAAGAATTATCAGAAGAagaatgttgaagaagaagatgatgacgcAGAGAGTTATGCAAGCTCTGATCTGTTTGAGTTGGATACTGCCGGGGTTGAAGAAAGGTACCGTGAAGAATTGCCGGTGTATGAGACTACCTTTTTCGACAGAAATCGAGCCATTTCTAATCGTTTGATTTTGTAA